In a single window of the Daphnia carinata strain CSIRO-1 chromosome 4, CSIRO_AGI_Dcar_HiC_V3, whole genome shotgun sequence genome:
- the LOC130687588 gene encoding putative ankyrin repeat protein RF_0381 codes for MNHTSNGTEYRSDKYDPPAGNETGGFNHDPEAHITISCGNCMLKTFPSLAAGEAASIRLERMATKAAKEGQLILEIMNAPRNTLRKFLKKKEEEGRATGRSVGSMLDTKFPNGRTLLHESVNKKRYDVTDLLLTFGANINIVENGETIAHRAAADNNEHLLRTLAYHKCQFSEWNCPIRETPLMVAIALRNEECIDFLWVTPLIKQLSRDAETFLHYAARFNNKKEYVNSAYLHGVNINQESWTRRETALTIAVRYGNP; via the coding sequence ATGAATCACACCTCGAACGGAACGGAATACAGAAGTGACAAATACGACCCACCCGCAGGCAATGAAACAGGAGGATTCAATCATGACCCAGAAGCGCATATCACTATCAGCTGCGGTAACTGCATGCTTAAGACTTTCCCTTCGTTAGCCGCGGGGGAGGCAGCCAGTATACGCCTCGAAAGGATGGCTACTAAAGCAGCCAAGGAAGGCCAGTTAATCTTAGAAATAATGAACGCCCCCCGAAACAcattaagaaaatttctgaagaaaaaggaagaagagggAAGAGCAACAGGGAGAAGCGTAGGAAGTATGTTAGACACGAAATTCCCAAACGGAAGAACCCTGCTCCATGAAagtgtaaacaaaaaaagatacgaCGTCACGGATTTACTATTAACGTTCGGCGCCAACATCAACATCGTGGAAAATGGCGAAACAATAGCTCACCGAGCCGCAGCGGACAATAATGAACACCTACTCAGAACTCTAGCATACCACAAGTGTCAGTTTAGCGAATGGAACTGTCCTATTAGGGAAACTCCCCTAATGGTGGCTATTGCATTAAGAAACGAAGAATGTATCGATTTCCTGTGGGTAACTCCACTGATAAAACAATTGAGTCGCGATGCAGAAACCTTTCTGCACTACGCAGCAAGATTCAATAACAAGAAAGAGTACGTCAACAGTGCATACCTGCATGGAGTAAACATCAACCAAGAGTCCTGGACGCGCCGCGAAACGGCCCTTACTATAGCCGTACGATACGGAAACCCTTAA